One stretch of Streptomyces sp. NBC_00443 DNA includes these proteins:
- a CDS encoding glycoside hydrolase family 18 protein has protein sequence MSTHRRKFSGRNKAIGGLVAAAVVGGAAVVFTGTAQAAGIGAAYTKTSDWSTGYTAQYVVTNNSGQAQQDWKLEFDLPSGSKLSSLWNAESSVSGQHVTATPPKWDKDGLAAGESVTVGFVVNGTGAPAGCLIDDAKCSADDSATPEPSGRPTATGSASPKPTANPTQSAPPTQSATPTAKPSQTPGSGTAATAGFAPYIDTSLYPAFDMVASAEATGVKDYNLAFVTDGGGCTPKWGGVTDLGGDAVAAQIGDLRAKGGDVRVSFGGAAGSELATTCSSADALAAAYEKVVSAYKLTKVDFDVEGGALPDKAANTRRAQAIAKLQADHPDLDVSFTLPVMPEGLTQPGVDLLADAEKNGVQIDTVNIMAMDYGPAYSGDMGTYAEQAATATQAQVKSVLGLSDSAAWKTVAVTPMIGVNDVVTEIFKVDDATQLVNFAKSKGLGWLSMWSATRDKQCAGGEKPAADATCSSILQEKFAFSKAFAAYN, from the coding sequence ATGAGTACGCACCGGCGCAAGTTCAGCGGCAGGAACAAGGCGATCGGCGGTCTCGTCGCCGCGGCCGTGGTCGGCGGCGCCGCGGTCGTGTTCACCGGCACCGCTCAGGCCGCCGGGATCGGAGCGGCGTACACGAAGACCAGTGACTGGTCGACGGGTTACACCGCGCAGTACGTCGTCACGAACAACAGCGGGCAGGCGCAGCAGGACTGGAAGCTGGAGTTCGACCTGCCGTCGGGCTCGAAGCTGAGCTCGCTGTGGAACGCCGAGTCGAGCGTGAGCGGTCAGCACGTCACCGCCACGCCGCCGAAGTGGGACAAGGACGGCCTGGCCGCCGGTGAGTCGGTGACGGTCGGCTTCGTCGTCAACGGCACGGGCGCCCCGGCGGGCTGTCTGATCGACGACGCGAAGTGTTCCGCGGACGACAGCGCGACACCCGAGCCGAGCGGCCGCCCTACGGCCACCGGATCCGCCTCGCCGAAGCCGACGGCCAACCCCACCCAGAGCGCGCCGCCCACCCAGTCCGCGACCCCCACCGCCAAGCCCTCGCAGACCCCCGGCTCCGGAACGGCCGCCACCGCCGGCTTCGCCCCGTACATCGACACCTCGCTCTACCCGGCCTTCGACATGGTCGCGAGCGCCGAGGCGACCGGTGTGAAGGACTACAACCTCGCCTTCGTCACCGACGGCGGCGGCTGCACCCCGAAGTGGGGCGGCGTCACCGACCTCGGCGGCGACGCGGTGGCCGCGCAGATCGGTGACCTGCGCGCCAAGGGCGGCGACGTCCGCGTCTCCTTCGGCGGCGCGGCCGGCAGCGAACTGGCGACGACCTGCTCCTCGGCGGACGCGCTGGCGGCGGCGTACGAGAAGGTCGTGAGCGCGTACAAGCTGACCAAGGTCGACTTCGACGTCGAGGGCGGCGCCCTGCCGGACAAGGCGGCCAACACCCGTCGCGCCCAGGCGATAGCCAAGCTCCAGGCGGACCACCCCGACCTGGACGTCTCCTTCACCCTCCCCGTCATGCCCGAGGGCCTGACCCAGCCCGGCGTCGACCTCCTCGCCGACGCCGAGAAGAACGGCGTGCAGATCGACACCGTCAACATCATGGCGATGGACTACGGTCCCGCGTACAGCGGCGACATGGGCACCTACGCCGAGCAGGCGGCCACCGCCACCCAGGCCCAGGTCAAGAGCGTGCTCGGCCTCTCCGACAGCGCCGCCTGGAAGACGGTCGCCGTCACCCCGATGATCGGCGTCAACGACGTCGTCACCGAGATCTTCAAGGTCGACGACGCCACCCAGCTGGTGAACTTCGCCAAGTCCAAGGGCCTCGGCTGGCTGTCGATGTGGTCCGCGACCCGCGACAAGCAGTGCGCGGGAGGCGAGAAGCCGGCGGCGGACGCGACGTGCAGCTCGATCCTCCAGGAGAAGTTCGCGTTCTCGAAGGCGTTCGCGGCCTACAACTGA
- a CDS encoding GH1 family beta-glucosidase, with protein sequence MTSVSFPPAFLWGAATSAYQIEGAVREDGRTPSIWDTFSHTPGRTAGGEHGDIAVDHYHRYRDDVALMAELGLTAYRFSISWSRVQPTGRGPAVQRGLDFYRRLVDELLAHGIKPAVTLYHWDLPQELEDAGGWPERDTAYRFAEYAQIVGEALGDRVEQWITLNEPWCSAFLGYGSGVHAPGRTEPAATLRAAHHLNLAHGLGTSALRSVMPARNSVALSLNSSVVRPLSQDPADLVAARKIEDLANGIFHGPILHGVYPETLYAATELLTDWSYVLDGDLAAINQPLDALGLNYYTPALVSAAETDLSGPRADGHGASEHSPWPGADDVLFHQTPGDRTEMGWTIDPTGLHELIMRYSREAPGLPLYITENGAAYDDKPDPDGRVHDPERIAYLHGHLSAVRRAIADGADVRGYYLWSLMDNFEWAYGYSKRFGAVYVDYSTLARTPKSSAYWYGEAARTGTLPAVEPEI encoded by the coding sequence ATGACCTCCGTGTCGTTTCCGCCCGCCTTCCTCTGGGGCGCCGCGACGTCCGCGTACCAGATCGAGGGGGCGGTGCGGGAGGACGGCCGTACCCCGTCGATCTGGGACACCTTCAGCCATACGCCGGGGCGCACCGCCGGCGGCGAGCACGGTGACATCGCTGTCGACCACTACCACCGCTACCGCGACGACGTGGCGCTGATGGCCGAGCTCGGCCTCACCGCGTACCGCTTCTCGATCTCCTGGTCGCGCGTGCAGCCCACCGGCCGGGGCCCGGCGGTCCAGCGGGGCCTGGACTTCTACCGCCGGCTGGTGGACGAGCTGCTCGCGCACGGCATCAAGCCTGCCGTCACCCTCTATCACTGGGACCTGCCGCAGGAGCTGGAGGACGCGGGCGGCTGGCCGGAGCGCGACACGGCGTACCGGTTCGCCGAGTACGCGCAGATCGTCGGCGAGGCGCTCGGCGACCGCGTGGAGCAGTGGATCACGCTGAACGAGCCGTGGTGCAGCGCGTTCCTGGGCTACGGGTCGGGCGTGCACGCGCCGGGCCGGACGGAACCGGCGGCCACGCTGCGGGCGGCCCACCACCTCAACCTCGCGCACGGCCTGGGCACCTCGGCCCTGCGTTCGGTGATGCCGGCCCGCAACTCGGTGGCGCTCAGCCTCAACTCCTCCGTGGTCCGGCCGCTTTCGCAGGATCCGGCGGACCTGGTGGCGGCCCGGAAGATCGAGGACCTGGCCAACGGGATCTTCCACGGCCCGATCCTGCACGGCGTCTACCCCGAGACGCTTTACGCGGCGACGGAGCTGCTGACGGACTGGTCGTACGTCCTGGACGGCGACCTCGCGGCCATCAACCAGCCGCTGGACGCCCTGGGCCTGAACTACTACACCCCGGCGCTGGTGTCGGCGGCCGAGACGGACCTCAGCGGCCCACGGGCGGACGGTCACGGGGCGAGCGAGCACTCGCCGTGGCCGGGCGCGGACGACGTGCTGTTCCACCAGACTCCCGGTGACCGCACGGAGATGGGCTGGACCATCGACCCGACCGGCCTGCACGAGCTGATCATGCGTTACTCCCGGGAGGCGCCGGGCCTGCCCCTCTACATCACCGAGAACGGCGCGGCCTACGACGACAAGCCCGACCCCGACGGCCGCGTCCACGACCCCGAGCGCATCGCCTACCTCCACGGCCACCTCTCCGCGGTCCGCCGCGCGATCGCCGACGGCGCCGACGTCCGCGGCTACTACCTGTGGTCCCTGATGGACAACTTCGAGTGGGCGTACGGCTACAGCAAGCGGTTCGGGGCGGTGTACGTCGACTACTCGACGCTCGCCCGGACGCCGAAGTCCAGTGCGTACTGGTACGGCGAGGCTGCTCGGACGGGGACGTTGCCGGCGGTGGAACCGGAGATCTAG
- a CDS encoding carbohydrate ABC transporter permease codes for MTTSELTTPQTVTQKVRQPRRPRVMGAGKQLHAGPLTYVVLAVFALVSLAPLVWTAIAASRTDRRLAETPPPLWFGGNLFKNMDRAWEEAGLGKAMFNTMFVAGTITISTVLFATLAGFAFAKLRFRFSGVLLLLTIGTMMIPPQLAVVPLYLWMADLGWSNQLQTVILPTLCTAFGTFFMRQYLVQALPSELIEAARVDGASSLRVVWHVVFPAARPAMAVLGLLTFVFAWNDFLWPIIALNQENPTVQVALNALGTGYVPDQAVIMAGALLGTLPLLIAFLLFGKQIVGGIMQGAIKG; via the coding sequence ATGACAACAAGTGAACTGACGACTCCTCAGACAGTGACGCAGAAGGTACGACAGCCCCGGCGCCCCCGGGTGATGGGCGCGGGCAAGCAGCTGCACGCCGGCCCGCTCACCTACGTCGTCCTGGCCGTCTTCGCACTCGTCTCGCTGGCCCCGCTGGTGTGGACGGCGATCGCGGCCTCGCGCACGGACCGGCGGCTCGCGGAGACGCCTCCGCCGCTGTGGTTCGGCGGGAACCTGTTCAAGAACATGGACCGGGCGTGGGAGGAGGCCGGGCTCGGAAAGGCGATGTTCAACACCATGTTCGTCGCGGGCACCATCACCATCAGCACGGTGCTGTTCGCCACGCTGGCCGGCTTCGCCTTCGCCAAGCTCCGCTTCCGGTTCTCCGGCGTCCTGCTGCTGCTGACCATCGGCACGATGATGATCCCGCCGCAGCTGGCGGTCGTACCGCTGTATCTGTGGATGGCGGACCTCGGCTGGTCGAACCAGCTCCAGACGGTCATCCTGCCGACGCTGTGCACGGCCTTCGGTACGTTCTTCATGCGGCAGTACCTGGTGCAGGCGCTGCCGAGCGAGCTGATCGAGGCGGCGCGGGTGGACGGCGCGAGCAGTCTGCGGGTCGTCTGGCACGTGGTGTTCCCGGCCGCGCGGCCCGCGATGGCCGTCCTCGGCCTGCTGACCTTCGTGTTCGCCTGGAACGACTTCCTGTGGCCGATCATCGCCCTGAACCAGGAGAACCCGACCGTGCAGGTCGCCCTCAACGCCCTCGGCACCGGCTACGTCCCCGACCAGGCGGTGATCATGGCGGGCGCGCTGCTCGGCACGCTGCCGCTGCTGATCGCCTTCCTGCTGTTCGGCAAGCAGATCGTGGGCGGCATCATGCAGGGCGCGATCAAGGGCTGA